Proteins encoded by one window of Streptomyces sp. NBC_01571:
- the cobF gene encoding precorrin-6A synthase (deacetylating): MRKIHVIGIGAGDPDQLTLQAVKALRSTDVFFVLGKGEAKSDLVQLRRDILDAHLPDGTYRLVEARDPDRDRAADGAAYSPAVGDWRSARADIYQRLIAEELGEDESGAFLVWGDPALYDSTLGILEEILDRGAVAFTYDVVPGISSVSALVARHRTGLNRVAGPVQITTGRRLADGFPEGVDDVVVMLDAHQAFRRYADEDIDIYWGAYIGTPDEILASGPIAEAAPRIERLRAEARERKGWIMDTYLLRRRPRG, translated from the coding sequence GTGCGAAAGATTCATGTCATCGGCATCGGCGCGGGCGACCCCGACCAGCTCACCCTCCAGGCGGTCAAGGCGCTGAGGAGCACGGACGTGTTCTTCGTCCTGGGCAAGGGCGAGGCGAAGTCGGACCTCGTCCAGCTGCGCCGTGACATCCTCGACGCCCACCTGCCCGACGGGACGTACCGCCTGGTCGAGGCCCGCGACCCGGACCGCGACCGGGCCGCCGACGGCGCCGCCTACTCCCCCGCCGTCGGGGACTGGCGCAGCGCCCGCGCCGACATCTACCAGCGGCTCATCGCCGAGGAGCTGGGCGAGGACGAGAGCGGCGCGTTCCTGGTGTGGGGCGATCCCGCGCTGTACGACAGCACGCTCGGGATCCTGGAGGAGATCCTGGACCGGGGCGCGGTGGCGTTCACGTACGACGTCGTGCCCGGCATCAGCAGCGTCTCCGCGCTCGTCGCCCGGCACCGCACGGGGCTCAACCGGGTGGCCGGGCCCGTCCAGATCACCACGGGCAGGCGTCTCGCGGATGGCTTCCCCGAAGGTGTCGACGACGTGGTCGTCATGCTCGACGCCCACCAGGCCTTCCGGCGGTACGCCGACGAGGACATCGACATCTACTGGGGCGCGTACATCGGCACACCCGACGAGATCCTCGCCTCCGGGCCGATAGCGGAGGCGGCGCCTCGGATCGAGCGGCTGCGGGCCGAGGCACGCGAGCGCAAGGGCTGGATCATGGACACGTACCTGCTGCGCAGGCGTCCGCGGGGGTAG
- a CDS encoding DUF309 domain-containing protein, whose product MSGTSGSRQSGGRDRDTEGRARNARPRDGLGRPLPYGADGVERQPEGVVRDPEQTVTEAQALLDAGRPFHAHEVFEDAWKAGPEGERTLWRGLAQLAVGLTHAARGNTTGGARLLRRGAGAVDEWRTDAAGRTRPYGLDLTELAAWARELADFVESDGAAVSAGAWAPRLRGSTR is encoded by the coding sequence ATGAGCGGGACATCCGGAAGTCGGCAGAGCGGCGGGCGGGATCGGGACACCGAGGGCAGGGCGCGCAACGCCCGGCCACGGGACGGGCTGGGCCGCCCTCTGCCGTACGGCGCGGACGGCGTCGAGCGGCAGCCGGAGGGCGTCGTGCGCGACCCCGAGCAGACGGTGACCGAGGCGCAGGCACTGCTGGACGCGGGGCGGCCCTTCCACGCGCACGAGGTCTTCGAGGACGCCTGGAAGGCGGGCCCCGAGGGCGAGCGCACACTCTGGCGGGGCCTGGCCCAGCTCGCGGTGGGCCTCACGCACGCGGCCCGGGGCAATACGACGGGCGGCGCCCGGCTGCTGCGGCGCGGCGCCGGAGCCGTCGACGAGTGGCGGACCGACGCAGCGGGCCGGACCCGTCCCTACGGGCTCGATCTCACCGAACTGGCCGCATGGGCAAGAGAGTTGGCGGACTTCGTGGAGAGCGACGGCGCCGCCGTCAGCGCCGGGGCCTGGGCGCCCCGGTTGCGCGGGAGCACGCGCTGA
- a CDS encoding FAD/NAD(P)-binding oxidoreductase, protein MSSVSSVLSAFAPLSTFSTRRVPGFARDHHRVLIVGGGTAGITTAARLCRAGVSGVAVLEPAATHWYQPLWTLVGGGRAPLSLTHRPEASVMPRRARWIREAATAVDPEARTVTTTGGVHGYDFLVMATGLQLDWGEVPGLDTAVGHGAVSSNYSHEHAPHTWELIRGLRSGTAVFTQPAGPVKCGGAPQKIAYLAADHWRRQGVLDRIRVVLVLPADSMFGVPVWRRALERVADRYGIEVRLNSEMTSVDGAARRLTVADRAAGTEESLAFDLLHAVPPQSAPDWVRRGPLADPASPYGYVEAHPYTLRHPRHRNVFALGDVANLPTSKTGAAVRRQAPVVVANLLAGMKGERGDRRYDGYTSCPLVTARDRVLLAEFDYAGRPAPSIPLVDTTKERRDMWLLKRYGLPALYWHGMLKGLV, encoded by the coding sequence ATGTCCTCCGTGTCTTCCGTACTCTCCGCCTTCGCCCCCCTCTCCACGTTCTCCACGCGCCGCGTCCCCGGCTTCGCCCGTGACCACCACCGGGTGCTGATCGTCGGCGGCGGCACCGCCGGGATCACGACCGCCGCCCGGCTGTGCCGAGCCGGTGTCAGCGGCGTCGCGGTCCTCGAACCGGCCGCCACCCACTGGTACCAGCCGCTGTGGACCCTCGTCGGCGGCGGCAGGGCCCCGCTCTCCCTCACCCACCGCCCCGAAGCGTCCGTGATGCCCCGGCGGGCGCGCTGGATCCGCGAGGCCGCCACCGCCGTCGATCCCGAGGCGCGAACGGTCACCACCACCGGCGGCGTCCACGGCTACGACTTCCTGGTGATGGCCACCGGCCTGCAGCTCGACTGGGGCGAGGTCCCCGGCCTCGACACGGCCGTCGGGCACGGTGCCGTCTCCAGCAACTACTCCCACGAGCACGCTCCCCACACCTGGGAGCTGATCCGCGGCCTGCGCTCCGGCACCGCCGTCTTCACCCAGCCCGCCGGCCCGGTCAAATGCGGCGGCGCCCCGCAGAAGATCGCCTACCTCGCCGCCGACCACTGGCGCAGACAGGGTGTCCTGGACCGCATCCGGGTGGTCCTCGTCCTGCCCGCCGACTCCATGTTCGGGGTACCGGTCTGGCGCCGGGCCCTGGAACGGGTCGCCGACCGCTACGGCATCGAGGTCCGGCTGAACTCGGAGATGACCTCCGTGGACGGCGCCGCCCGGCGGCTGACCGTGGCCGACCGTGCCGCCGGTACCGAGGAGAGCCTCGCGTTCGACCTGCTCCACGCCGTACCGCCGCAGAGCGCCCCCGACTGGGTGCGGCGCGGTCCGCTGGCCGACCCCGCGAGCCCGTACGGCTATGTCGAGGCCCACCCGTACACGCTGCGCCACCCGCGCCACCGCAACGTCTTCGCCCTCGGCGACGTCGCGAACCTGCCCACCTCCAAGACCGGCGCCGCCGTCCGCCGACAGGCACCCGTCGTGGTCGCCAACCTGCTGGCCGGGATGAAGGGGGAGCGGGGGGACCGCCGCTACGACGGCTACACCTCCTGCCCGCTCGTCACCGCCCGCGACCGGGTGCTGCTCGCCGAGTTCGACTACGCCGGACGGCCCGCGCCCAGCATTCCGCTGGTCGACACGACCAAGGAGCGCCGTGACATGTGGCTGCTCAAGCGCTACGGCCTGCCCGCCCTGTACTGGCACGGCATGTTGAAGGGGCTCGTCTGA
- a CDS encoding rhodanese-like domain-containing protein produces the protein MGRPDLVEPRLTEGLARAQHASAHRLAAELPDTTAVLPTHGFGSFCSAGQGGGTATTIGRERADNPALTRDVDTLVAGLLAGLDDIPAYYTYMGPANAAGPAPVDLTPPAAADAEEIAARLAAGEWVVDLRSRVAFAAGHVPGSYNFEAEGQLAAYLAWLIPWGKPVTLLAESAEQLAAAQRELVPRQATFAPSRRPARTLAAPAESPSTSSTRTSGRHAESTHRTQLLEGRTLPAAALVGVGIDRPAAAATGEPKGWVREGEVPGSFPRAVFADLADLSGRRGREGVVVLDVRRGVERALGFVEGSVHIPLHTVRRRLGEIPPGEVWVHCAGGMRAAVAASLLDAAGRTVVAVDDAYANAGKAGLRLRGARG, from the coding sequence GTGGGCCGCCCCGACCTCGTCGAGCCGCGCCTGACCGAGGGCCTCGCCCGGGCCCAGCACGCCTCGGCGCACCGGCTGGCCGCCGAACTCCCCGACACCACGGCCGTGCTGCCCACCCACGGCTTCGGCAGCTTCTGCTCCGCCGGGCAGGGCGGCGGCACGGCCACGACGATCGGCAGGGAGAGGGCGGACAACCCGGCCCTCACCCGGGACGTCGACACCCTCGTCGCCGGCCTGCTCGCCGGACTGGACGACATCCCCGCCTACTACACCTACATGGGCCCGGCCAACGCCGCCGGCCCGGCACCGGTCGACCTCACCCCGCCCGCCGCGGCCGACGCCGAGGAGATCGCCGCGCGGCTGGCCGCGGGGGAGTGGGTGGTGGACCTGCGCAGCCGCGTCGCCTTCGCCGCCGGCCATGTGCCGGGCTCGTACAACTTCGAGGCCGAAGGGCAACTGGCCGCCTACCTGGCCTGGTTGATCCCGTGGGGCAAGCCGGTGACCCTGCTGGCGGAATCGGCGGAGCAGTTGGCCGCCGCCCAGCGGGAACTAGTGCCGCGGCAGGCAACGTTCGCCCCGTCGCGACGCCCGGCACGCACTCTCGCCGCACCGGCCGAAAGCCCAAGTACGTCCAGTACGAGGACTTCCGGCCGGCACGCCGAGAGCACGCACCGGACGCAGCTCCTCGAAGGGCGAACGTTGCCTGCCGCGGCACTAGTGGGGGTCGGAATCGACCGGCCCGCCGCCGCGGCGACCGGTGAGCCGAAGGGCTGGGTGCGCGAGGGCGAGGTCCCGGGGTCCTTCCCGCGCGCCGTGTTCGCCGACCTCGCCGACCTCTCCGGGCGGCGCGGGCGTGAGGGCGTCGTGGTCCTGGACGTCCGGCGCGGGGTCGAGCGGGCCCTGGGCTTCGTGGAGGGCTCGGTCCACATCCCCCTGCACACGGTGCGCCGCCGGCTCGGCGAGATCCCCCCGGGTGAGGTGTGGGTGCACTGCGCGGGCGGAATGCGCGCCGCCGTCGCCGCCTCCCTGCTCGACGCGGCGGGCCGCACCGTGGTGGCCGTGGACGACGCCTACGCCAACGCCGGGAAGGCGGGGCTCCGCCTCCGCGGCGCCCGGGGGTGA
- a CDS encoding SH3 domain-containing protein → MTMRMRTRALTTAGVGAFAAGLLLTGGAVAQAAAAGLPYGVTPYVNVNVRSGPSSQTGITGHVAAGEPRGASCWTHGETIRDNGYVNDVWVRLAEGYVSAVYLKGDQHGGLPASATC, encoded by the coding sequence ATGACCATGAGGATGAGGACCAGGGCGTTGACCACGGCGGGTGTCGGGGCGTTCGCCGCCGGACTGCTCCTGACCGGCGGCGCCGTCGCGCAGGCCGCGGCGGCGGGGCTGCCCTACGGTGTCACGCCGTACGTGAACGTCAACGTCCGCTCCGGCCCGTCGAGTCAGACCGGAATCACCGGGCACGTCGCCGCGGGGGAGCCGCGCGGCGCGTCGTGCTGGACCCACGGCGAGACCATCCGCGACAACGGCTATGTCAACGACGTGTGGGTGCGGCTGGCCGAGGGCTATGTGAGTGCCGTGTATCTCAAGGGCGACCAGCACGGCGGACTGCCCGCGTCGGCCACCTGCTGA
- a CDS encoding type III PLP-dependent enzyme, with amino-acid sequence MITPPRAVRDRILSLSPTELPAYVYDLVALRAHAASVRAALPDRVELYYAVQANGEPEILAELGPYVDGYKVSSRIELDHVAEAAVDCPRVFGGTEKTPTELADALERGVTRFQVESEYELYMLAGLAQRHAPDRRVAVLPRFDLPVAGDLLAADGGGAATTSGLDPARADTIVGLLTDGSYPSLELRGVHAHLANGVHAEEHLALAESVVAWTLELAARNGLQLTEVDIGGGMAVDYDRPERRFDWHAYGEGLARLAAAHPELTLRIEPGRALTAYCGWYASEVLDVEHGSSEDFAVIRGGAVHLRTPVTGRHDQPWSVLEVEPWPYSWPRPVVRRERATLTGQLSTPKDVLVRDVRAQGLRAGDRVVFSLAGAYTSSAPHPAPARYPEPGFHFLDAGADGDRSR; translated from the coding sequence ATGATCACACCCCCGCGCGCGGTGCGCGACCGCATCCTCTCCCTGTCGCCCACGGAACTGCCCGCCTACGTATACGACTTGGTGGCACTGCGCGCCCACGCCGCGTCCGTCAGAGCCGCGCTGCCGGATCGCGTCGAGCTGTACTACGCGGTCCAGGCCAACGGGGAACCGGAGATCCTGGCCGAGCTCGGCCCGTACGTGGACGGTTACAAGGTGTCCTCCCGCATCGAACTGGACCACGTCGCCGAGGCCGCCGTGGACTGCCCGCGGGTCTTCGGAGGCACGGAGAAGACCCCGACGGAGCTGGCGGACGCGCTGGAACGGGGTGTGACACGCTTCCAGGTCGAGAGCGAGTACGAGCTGTACATGCTGGCCGGGCTGGCCCAGCGGCACGCTCCGGACCGCCGGGTGGCGGTGCTGCCCCGGTTCGACCTCCCGGTGGCCGGCGACCTCCTCGCGGCGGACGGCGGCGGGGCCGCCACCACCTCCGGCCTCGATCCGGCCCGGGCCGACACGATCGTCGGCCTGCTCACGGACGGCAGTTATCCGAGCCTCGAACTGCGCGGTGTCCACGCCCACCTGGCCAACGGGGTGCACGCCGAGGAGCATTTGGCGCTGGCCGAGTCCGTCGTCGCCTGGACCCTCGAACTGGCCGCCCGGAACGGCCTTCAGCTCACCGAGGTGGACATCGGGGGCGGCATGGCGGTGGACTACGACCGCCCCGAGCGCCGCTTCGACTGGCACGCGTACGGCGAGGGCCTCGCCCGGCTCGCCGCGGCCCACCCGGAACTGACGCTGCGGATCGAGCCCGGCCGCGCGCTGACCGCGTACTGCGGCTGGTACGCGAGCGAGGTGCTGGACGTCGAGCACGGCTCCAGCGAGGACTTCGCCGTCATCCGTGGCGGCGCCGTCCACCTGCGCACCCCGGTGACCGGACGGCACGACCAGCCCTGGTCCGTTCTCGAAGTGGAGCCGTGGCCGTATTCCTGGCCGCGTCCCGTGGTGCGGAGGGAGCGCGCCACCCTCACCGGCCAGCTGAGCACGCCGAAGGACGTCCTGGTCCGTGACGTCCGGGCCCAGGGCCTGCGGGCCGGCGACCGCGTGGTGTTCTCCCTCGCGGGCGCCTACACCTCGTCCGCCCCGCACCCGGCCCCCGCGCGCTATCCGGAGCCCGGCTTCCACTTCCTGGACGCGGGCGCCGACGGCGACCGGTCCCGATGA
- a CDS encoding maleylacetate reductase, which yields MTVEPNSTTDNPLDFSYETRPGRVVFRPGAAVSATPGEVARLGLHRVLVVCGRRGEATARAVADALGGQCAGLHAEARMHVPAEVAARAVEMAREMRADGCVAVGGGSAIGLGKAIALRTGLPLIAVPSTYSGSEMTSVWGLTEDGAKRTGRDLVVQPRSVVYDPELTLGLPVPLSVTSGVNALAHAVEALYAPDASPLVSLMAEEGVRAMTGALPDVAADPGDLDARSRALYGAWLCGACLGATTMGLHHKLCHVLGGTFGLPHAETHTVVLPYALAYNASAAPRAIVTLSRVLGTDDVPRALRELAGDLGAPRTLAELGLEEADLAVAAAQAAGPAYPNPREVTAHGVLGLLTAAYEGWEPRVGS from the coding sequence ATGACCGTCGAACCGAACTCCACGACAGACAACCCGCTCGACTTCTCGTACGAGACCCGGCCCGGCCGGGTCGTCTTCCGGCCCGGCGCCGCCGTGTCCGCGACCCCCGGCGAGGTCGCCCGGCTCGGTCTGCACAGGGTGCTGGTGGTCTGCGGCAGACGGGGCGAGGCCACCGCACGGGCGGTCGCCGACGCGCTGGGCGGCCAGTGCGCGGGGCTGCACGCCGAGGCCCGGATGCACGTACCCGCCGAGGTCGCCGCCCGGGCCGTCGAGATGGCCCGCGAGATGCGCGCCGACGGCTGTGTGGCGGTCGGCGGCGGCTCGGCGATCGGCCTCGGCAAGGCGATCGCGCTGCGCACCGGGCTGCCGCTGATCGCCGTGCCGTCCACCTACTCCGGCTCCGAGATGACCTCGGTGTGGGGCCTGACCGAGGACGGCGCCAAGCGCACCGGACGCGACCTCGTCGTCCAGCCCCGGAGTGTCGTCTACGATCCCGAGCTCACTCTCGGTCTCCCCGTCCCCCTCTCCGTGACCAGCGGCGTCAACGCCCTCGCGCACGCCGTCGAAGCCCTGTACGCGCCCGACGCCTCCCCCCTCGTCTCGCTCATGGCCGAGGAGGGCGTCCGCGCGATGACGGGCGCCCTGCCGGACGTGGCCGCCGACCCCGGCGACCTCGACGCGCGGAGCCGCGCCCTGTACGGCGCGTGGCTGTGCGGCGCCTGCCTCGGCGCGACCACCATGGGCCTGCACCACAAGCTGTGCCACGTCCTCGGCGGCACCTTCGGCCTGCCGCACGCCGAGACGCACACCGTGGTCCTGCCCTACGCCCTCGCCTACAACGCGTCCGCCGCGCCCCGGGCGATCGTCACCCTGTCCCGGGTGCTCGGCACGGACGACGTCCCACGCGCCCTGCGGGAGCTCGCCGGAGACCTGGGCGCGCCACGTACCCTCGCCGAACTCGGTCTGGAGGAGGCCGACTTGGCGGTGGCCGCGGCGCAGGCCGCCGGCCCGGCATACCCGAACCCGCGCGAGGTCACCGCGCACGGCGTGCTGGGCCTGCTGACGGCGGCGTACGAGGGCTGGGAGCCGCGCGTCGGCTCCTAG
- a CDS encoding cytosine permease: MSLPYARGEVAVGGPQGVFDGRMPEAPGDLRVEARGIAPVPEDHRYGGPGRLFTVWFAPNLTMTGVFTGTVGIALGLDFSTALTAVVLGTLLGAVPTAYLGTWGSQTGAGQLPLARLAFGRAVLVPGALQWLSSIAWDALIGLFGGDALAQLCGWPFWLGVLVMMGAQGALGVLGYEVIHRLQTVMTFALAAAFAALTVKLLNGDHPAATASAHGADRAGAFVLTCTIALSLALSWAPYASDFSRYLPRTASRPRMFWCTLAGVGVSFVAVQALGLWGASVFTDQTARGVDTLLGGGVLGAFGLLAVALAALSSNAMNDYSGSLALQTMGVRLPRPAAAALAAVLGFPLVLWMHAADTTTRFQNVLLLVGYWIPGFVAIVAVDWLVRARARAGAPVDLSAESARPQPWWPALVAFVGAFAAAVPFMSTSLYVGPVARVLHGADLAYGVAFLAALVVYAPLRLRR, from the coding sequence ATGTCGTTGCCGTATGCCCGTGGTGAAGTGGCCGTCGGAGGCCCGCAGGGCGTCTTCGACGGGCGGATGCCCGAGGCCCCCGGCGATCTGCGCGTCGAGGCGCGCGGCATCGCCCCGGTGCCGGAGGACCACCGCTACGGCGGCCCCGGCCGCCTGTTCACCGTGTGGTTCGCCCCCAACCTGACGATGACCGGCGTCTTCACCGGCACCGTGGGCATCGCGCTCGGCCTGGACTTCTCCACCGCGCTGACCGCCGTCGTACTGGGCACCCTGCTGGGCGCCGTGCCGACGGCGTACCTCGGCACCTGGGGCAGCCAGACCGGCGCCGGACAGCTGCCGCTCGCCCGGCTCGCGTTCGGGCGGGCCGTGCTGGTGCCGGGTGCGCTGCAGTGGCTGTCCTCGATCGCCTGGGACGCGCTGATCGGCCTGTTCGGCGGGGACGCGCTGGCCCAGCTGTGCGGCTGGCCGTTCTGGCTGGGAGTGCTGGTCATGATGGGCGCCCAGGGAGCGCTCGGCGTCCTCGGGTACGAGGTGATCCACCGGCTGCAGACCGTGATGACGTTCGCCCTCGCCGCCGCCTTCGCCGCGCTGACGGTGAAGCTCCTGAACGGCGACCACCCCGCCGCCACCGCCTCCGCGCACGGCGCCGACCGGGCCGGGGCCTTCGTCCTGACCTGCACCATCGCCCTCAGCCTGGCGCTGTCCTGGGCCCCCTACGCCAGCGACTTCAGCCGTTATCTGCCGCGCACGGCATCCCGGCCGCGCATGTTCTGGTGCACGCTCGCCGGTGTCGGTGTGTCCTTCGTGGCCGTCCAGGCGCTCGGCCTGTGGGGCGCCTCCGTCTTCACCGACCAGACCGCCCGCGGCGTCGACACCCTGCTCGGCGGCGGTGTCCTCGGCGCCTTCGGACTGCTCGCCGTGGCCCTGGCCGCCCTGAGCAGCAACGCCATGAACGACTACAGCGGCTCGCTCGCCCTGCAGACCATGGGGGTACGCCTGCCGCGGCCGGCCGCCGCCGCGCTGGCGGCCGTACTCGGCTTCCCGCTGGTGCTCTGGATGCACGCCGCCGACACCACGACCCGGTTCCAGAACGTGCTGCTGCTCGTCGGCTACTGGATCCCCGGGTTCGTCGCGATCGTCGCCGTCGACTGGCTCGTCCGGGCCAGGGCGCGGGCCGGCGCGCCGGTCGACCTGTCCGCCGAGAGCGCCCGCCCGCAGCCGTGGTGGCCCGCGCTGGTGGCCTTCGTCGGCGCCTTCGCCGCGGCGGTGCCGTTCATGAGCACCAGTCTGTACGTCGGTCCGGTCGCCCGGGTCCTGCACGGAGCGGACCTCGCCTACGGGGTGGCGTTCCTCGCGGCCCTCGTGGTGTACGCGCCGCTGCGGCTGCGTCGCTGA
- the thiD gene encoding bifunctional hydroxymethylpyrimidine kinase/phosphomethylpyrimidine kinase: MSSNTPAAPPRVLTVAGSDSGGGAGIQADLKTMLALGAHGMSVLTAVTAQNSLGVQGAWELPAEAVRAQYRSVVDDIGVQAVKTGMLGSALLVETVAELLSDVAAPVVVDPVSVSKHGDRLLADDALDAVRTALLPVATVVTPNLDETAELTGIEVTDERDMGRAAERLLSYGPRWVLVKGGHLPGEAVDLLTDGTEQLWLRAPRHDNRHTHGTGCTLASAVAVELARGRAVPEAVRRAKEYVTGAIAAGFPLGSGLGPVDHGWRMREGR, encoded by the coding sequence ATGTCCTCGAACACCCCCGCCGCCCCGCCCCGCGTCCTGACCGTCGCCGGATCGGACTCGGGCGGCGGCGCCGGCATCCAGGCCGACCTCAAGACCATGCTGGCGCTCGGCGCGCACGGGATGAGCGTGCTGACCGCGGTCACCGCGCAGAACTCCCTCGGTGTGCAGGGAGCCTGGGAGCTTCCGGCGGAGGCGGTGCGCGCGCAGTACCGCAGCGTCGTGGACGACATCGGGGTGCAGGCGGTGAAGACCGGCATGCTCGGCTCCGCGCTGCTCGTCGAGACCGTCGCCGAGCTGCTGTCGGACGTCGCCGCGCCCGTGGTGGTGGACCCGGTGAGCGTCTCCAAGCACGGTGACCGGCTGCTGGCCGACGACGCGCTGGACGCCGTACGGACCGCGCTGCTGCCGGTCGCGACGGTGGTGACGCCGAATCTCGACGAGACCGCCGAGCTCACGGGAATCGAGGTGACGGACGAGCGGGACATGGGCCGCGCCGCGGAACGGCTGCTGTCCTACGGCCCCCGCTGGGTCCTCGTGAAGGGCGGCCATCTGCCAGGCGAGGCCGTCGACCTGCTGACCGACGGCACCGAACAGCTCTGGTTGCGGGCCCCGCGCCACGACAACCGCCACACCCACGGCACCGGCTGCACCCTGGCCTCGGCCGTCGCGGTGGAGCTGGCGCGGGGGCGGGCGGTGCCGGAGGCGGTGCGGCGGGCGAAGGAGTACGTCACGGGCGCGATCGCGGCGGGCTTCCCGCTCGGTTCCGGACTCGGACCGGTCGACCACGGCTGGCGGATGCGAGAGGGGCGCTGA
- a CDS encoding ArgE/DapE family deacylase, with protein sequence MRAVLSAEESAALEAVDEAAVATMLLDTLAVPSVTGSAAESELQHRLARDLGRSGLDIDLWSMDLPALRAEPGFPGMEVPRDEAWGLVATLPGAEDGPTMILQGHVDVVPPGDLAQWAGAPFVPSVRGDVVHGRGACDMKAGVVANVAALAAIRASGVRLRGSVAGHFVVGEEDGGIGAFGTLHRGHTGDACVISEPTGGTLVTANAGALTFRVTVPGRSTHASTRDAGVSAIDAYAPIAAALARLEVARSETPDPLMAEYPFPYTVSVGMLQAGDWASSVPGLLVADGRLGLRLGEDPDAARAAFERCVAEACAADPWLRGHPAVVSWPGGQFASGRLPAGHPLRETVGTAHADVTGAPGARERGAPYGSDLRLYAGAGIPTLQYGPGDVRLAHGPAEHVSLAETVAVAQALVLATLRTVGTC encoded by the coding sequence ATGCGCGCAGTGCTCAGTGCCGAGGAGTCCGCAGCCCTGGAGGCCGTCGACGAAGCGGCCGTCGCCACGATGCTGCTCGACACCCTGGCCGTGCCGAGCGTGACGGGAAGCGCGGCCGAGTCCGAGCTGCAGCACCGTCTGGCGCGTGACCTCGGCCGGTCCGGCCTGGACATCGACCTGTGGTCGATGGATCTGCCCGCTCTGCGCGCCGAGCCCGGCTTCCCCGGCATGGAGGTGCCGCGCGACGAGGCGTGGGGGCTCGTCGCGACACTGCCCGGCGCCGAGGACGGTCCGACCATGATCCTCCAGGGCCATGTCGACGTCGTACCGCCCGGTGACCTCGCGCAGTGGGCGGGTGCCCCCTTCGTACCGAGCGTCCGCGGGGACGTCGTGCACGGCCGGGGCGCCTGCGACATGAAGGCCGGTGTCGTCGCCAACGTCGCCGCGCTCGCCGCGATCCGGGCGTCCGGGGTACGGCTGCGCGGCAGCGTGGCGGGCCACTTCGTGGTCGGCGAGGAGGACGGCGGGATCGGCGCCTTCGGCACCCTGCACCGTGGCCACACCGGCGACGCCTGCGTCATCAGCGAGCCGACCGGCGGCACGCTGGTCACCGCGAACGCCGGCGCCCTGACCTTCCGTGTCACCGTGCCGGGCCGGTCCACGCACGCGAGCACCCGTGACGCCGGGGTGAGCGCCATCGACGCCTACGCGCCGATCGCCGCCGCCCTGGCCCGGCTGGAGGTCGCCCGCAGCGAGACGCCCGATCCCCTGATGGCCGAGTACCCCTTCCCGTACACCGTCTCCGTCGGGATGCTCCAGGCCGGCGACTGGGCCAGCAGCGTGCCGGGGCTGCTCGTCGCCGACGGCCGGCTCGGGCTGCGGCTCGGCGAGGACCCGGACGCGGCACGCGCCGCGTTCGAGCGCTGTGTGGCGGAGGCGTGCGCGGCCGATCCGTGGCTGCGCGGGCATCCCGCGGTCGTCTCGTGGCCCGGCGGCCAGTTCGCCAGCGGGCGGCTCCCGGCCGGCCATCCCCTGCGCGAGACGGTCGGCACCGCGCACGCCGACGTCACCGGCGCGCCGGGGGCCCGGGAACGCGGCGCCCCCTATGGGAGCGACCTGCGCCTCTATGCCGGGGCGGGCATCCCGACACTCCAGTACGGCCCCGGGGACGTACGCCTGGCCCACGGCCCCGCCGAGCACGTGTCCCTCGCGGAGACGGTCGCCGTCGCCCAGGCGCTGGTCCTGGCGACACTGCGCACCGTGGGGACCTGCTAG
- a CDS encoding Lrp/AsnC family transcriptional regulator: MDAIDEEIVRCVLRDARSTYAEIGRAAGLSAPAAKRRLDRLVADGTIRGFTALVDTQALGWRTEAFAEVYCKGNPTPAELRRELEAVPEVVEAYTVSGAADAMVHLMALDIPHLERAIQQVREARVIERTESVIVLSGLINRPRV; the protein is encoded by the coding sequence ATGGACGCCATCGACGAGGAGATCGTGCGGTGCGTGCTGCGCGACGCGCGCAGCACGTACGCGGAGATCGGCCGCGCCGCCGGGCTCTCGGCACCGGCGGCGAAGCGGCGCCTGGACCGGCTCGTGGCCGACGGCACGATCCGCGGCTTCACCGCGCTCGTCGACACCCAGGCGCTGGGCTGGCGGACCGAGGCGTTCGCCGAGGTGTACTGCAAGGGCAATCCGACCCCCGCCGAACTGCGGCGCGAGCTGGAGGCCGTGCCGGAGGTGGTCGAGGCCTACACGGTCTCCGGGGCCGCCGACGCGATGGTGCACCTGATGGCCCTGGACATCCCGCATCTGGAACGGGCCATCCAGCAGGTGCGCGAGGCCAGGGTCATCGAGCGGACGGAGAGCGTGATCGTCCTGTCCGGGCTGATCAACCGGCCGCGGGTCTGA